Within Homo sapiens chromosome 2, GRCh38.p14 Primary Assembly, the genomic segment ACAATGACCCTTGTAATACTTCAGTGAGAGCCTATCTAGAAAATACTCCTTTGCAATAATAGTAGTATTCGTGGGTGCCATTTGTTTAGACTGAGTGCTTGCTTTGTGAAGGCACACTGCTCTCAGTGCTGTAAACTCTTAGCTGTTTTGATTTTCAGTCCTAGGAGGGAGAccttattatcttcattttcccAATGAGGTACAGAAAGTCTAAGTATTTATCTGCGGTTCTGTGGCGAGGAGtgacaaagccaggatttgaacctaggccgTCTCACCCAACAGGGTGggctctttaatttctttacaaaTTCAACCTAATTGATGTAATAACCATCTGGATACTAGTGACGAAAAGACAAGAGTACTTACGGTGCCCCTAGTTAGAGCCTTTGAAGTCTTGTTTTATGAAGAACTATACATTTTAATTCATAAGGAGAAAACCTTCTCTTTGTGTCCTTGGTGTTAAACAATCCCCCCAGTGACATCATGAATAACAGGCATTTGCAGAAGTGTGTTCACCTGAATTGTCACTTATAATAAATATGCATCTGGTGAGGACTCATGTTTCTCTTGAGCAGATGAGAATCCCAAGCAGCACATTCCCCTGGAGGAGTACGCTGCGAACCTAAAGAGCATGGTGCAGTACCTGAAGTCCGTGGACATCCCTGAGAATCGAGTCATTCTCATCACGCCGACCCCACTTTGTGAAACAGCCTGGGAAGAACAGTGCATCATACAAGGTAAACAAACCACAGCCAATCTCGGCAAATCTGGATAGGAATGCTGAGGGAGGAACTCTGATAGGACAGTGGTTTCCTGCCTGGGGCTTCTGTTTCTTAGGGGCTCGGTATGTCCATTTCAGTCTGTTTTCAAtccaaaattattaaattatagctTCCATTATGTTATACCTGAGACCTTTTTTGACCTAGAAAAGGGATTCTGGCTTTGGATAGTCAGGAGGGAACCGCGGGCCTGGCATCTGCTGACCTTTACAGTTACCAGACTCCAGGGTGCACATGAAGGCCACTGAGATCTGTGTAGAGCTGTGGTGCTCGGCCTGCGGGGGCTGATGCTGATGTGCCTTGACTTGGAAGTCCACACCTGGGGCTTTTTACTGGTCCACAGAAGCTGGGGGTAGGAATGATCAGATAGGAGTCGCCAGCACTCCATATACTTGGGTTTCACATCCCTCAAGTGCTGTGTTTTCAATCCACCTTTGACTGAAAAACCTCTGCACATAAGTGGACCTTCAcggttcaaacctgtgttgttcaagggtcagctgtatgTTAATGTTGAAAATGTGCATTAtggaagttctcttttttttttttttttggagatagagtctggctctgtcagccaggctggagtgcagtggcacgatctcggctcactgcaacctttgcctcctgggctcaagcaattctgcctcagcctcctgagtagctgggattatgggtgtgcaccaccacgcccggctaatttttgcatttttagtagagacgggtttcaccatgttggccaggctggtctcgaactcctgacctcaggtaatctgcccgactcagcctcccaaagtgctgggattacaggcgtgagccaccgttcctggacTGGAAGTTTTCTAAGCTGCCCAGAACTCAACATTCTAGGACAAATGACTGGCTTTGCAACACAGAACAGctatttctcaaagtgtggtctgacTCTGAGTTAACTGGGATTTTTAGGTAGATTTCTGGACCCATTTTCAGCACTCCAGATGTTTCTTACACACACCACAGCACACATACCACAACTTCATGGAAGGCTGTTATTGTCCCTACTTTACCAGTGGAGAAATGGAGTcttagagaggctaagtaaccggcccaagatcacacagccagcaaCACAACCAGGAATCAAATCCAGCAAGTGTGACTTCACAGCTCAAGTCCTTACTGTTGTATGAGTTTACTGTTGAGTGGGGTTGTAGCTATGTCCCTTGCTCTCAAAGGGCCTGTCATCCTTAGAGAAGGATCCAATGCGTTCTCAAGTCACAAACAGCATATGCCAAGGGGTGCCACACACCGGAGGCACAGACAAACGGGGAGAAACCCCAGCCTGCGGGACGTGGTGACAGTAGGTTCTGGGCATCACATCAGGGCAGAGGGGCCCTATTGCTGTGCATGAGACACCAGAGTGTTCTGCAGGGAAGGGGAGGTGTTTAAGGCCCACAAAGCTCCCCTGGAGACAACTTCAGAGCCCCAGCTTGCTTCTGGGCCTGCAGCCCTAACTGCTTTGGGGGGCAGTGTCATCTTGGCTTTaacaaaaggggaaaaatgttACATAGCATGGTCCACAGAAGCTGTTTAGACTTCTTTTTGTCTACTGTTTCccaggaaaataatatatatgaaattctgaatgtttaatttcatttcccCTTTCTAGCCTTGAATGTAGCCCAATGCAGACTTTTTAAAAGGTCAGTGATGGGCAAAGCAGGTAGAGGAGGGGTCACATCTCAATAACTGGTCCCCTAGAAATTCAGCaggttattttttgagatggtcttgctgtgtcacccaggctgtgtaGGGCAGTGGAttactcatagctcactgcagcctccacctctgggctcaggtgatcttcttgcctcagcctcccaagtagctggaaccacaggcatgtgcaaccatgctcagctaattttttaaatttttttgtagggatggggtagCTAGTTATAATCTAGGtgaattttataaacaattgATCCCAAGTATGAATCAAAGCTGGTGAATAGTTTCTTCGCTGTGATGTAGAGCCTGGGCCAGCATAGGTCCTCCTGTGGCCCGCATCCAGTTGCCCATATCCTCATGCTTTCTCTTTAATACCATTCTGTAGTCCGCCTCTCGCCAGCCCTCACTGTCCTGTTTGCAGCCTCCTGAGCCTTCTCCCCTagccccagccccaccttccAAACCAACCTAGCACAATCCCcagatactgcactccagccttcccTGGTGCAGCtccctgggaggatgaggcagccTGCACTTGTGTTAGATACACTCAATCGTTCTGTGCTAGCTGCTTTGCTGGTGTTTAGTCTCTTAATCCTGCCAATATTCCTGCAACTAGGTAGGCACTGTCATCATAAGAATGCAGAAAGCTTCAGGACGGTTAAGCTGTTCAGGCACACCGCTATTTAGTGAAAATTGTAGGCATCAAAACGAAGGTCTCTTTGTCTAAAGCCGACAAATGATTTTGCTGTGTTGCGGTCCAGCTGTTACATGTAAGAAGCCAGCGGTGTCAGCGCAGCGTTCAGCTTCCATGGCCTGGCATTTCCTACTAGTGCAGCCCTTAccagcccccagcccagctcCTGCAGCCGGCACTCTCCAAGCAGCCCAGCCCTCCTGGGCCTttcctgcctctctgcctctgttCAAGGTGTCCTCTAGAACATCCTCCCTGGCGCCTCAGAAGATTCCGGTTACCACTGAAGGCTCCTTCTTCCCACTGCACCTTGTCCTCTGCTGGGTAGAGCAGCACACCAGTAACCTGCAAGGCTCATCAACATATACCCTAAACCCCGGGGCTGGCCCAAGTGGGGTCAATATTTAATGGCATTTTGAAACTGTCTAGATGAGTGGAGCAGAACTTACACAAGGGCCAGCACTTGGGTTTACCAACTGCCACCTCTATTTCTTCTCTTCAATAGGTTGCAAACTAAATCGCCTGAACTCTGTTGTTGGTGAATATGCCAATGCGTGTTTACAAGTGGCCCAAGACTGTGGGACTGACGTACTTGACCTGTGGACCCTGATGCAGGacagccaggtacggtggcttgCTCGGTCCTCTCGGGGTAAATAGGATCACACAGAAGTAAACCAGGTGTGTGTGCAGCAGCTTTCCCTAGAAAGGCCCTGCTTAGCTAAGACAGTCATCCCTTTAGCCAATGAAAACAAACAggcttgggggaggggaggaatggAGGTTCCAGGATGGCTCACAAGCCCAGCAGCTTAATTCAGCCAGGCTCCTTGGCTAGGAGTTAGTGCGCAGTGACATCAATGAGCAACACATGGCTCATATTTATGAACGTCCAGGCCAAGTTCTTCTTTCATACAGAGAATGGCAGAAAGCTAAAACTTGTTAATAGGtaaaacaatgaatttaaatACAGTATTGGCTAATAAAACTGTTTGAGATATGTAGTTCTAATTAAGTTACTTTGTTTTAAAGCCTGAAAGCAcaaatataaaaggtaaaaagCAGGTCCCATGGAATGGTGCACTGACTCAGGAGACAGCTGGTTTCTGACGCAGTCACACATACACTTAGGGAGGACCTGGCAGTCCACTCCTGGGTTATCtgccctagagaaatgaaaactatgttCACACAGAACCTGGGTGTAACTGTTGACAGCAGCATTATTCCTACCTGCTGGAAACACGCCAGTGTCCTTCTGTGATGAATAGGGAAACTGGTGTGTCCGTGGAATGGGATACTACTCGGCAATAAAGAGGAGGAACTGACAAGCGCAGCAACGTGGGTGACTCTCGAGGCGCTTCACTGAGGGAAGGAAGCTGGTCTCTGAAGGCTACTTACTACATGAGTCCATCTGTTTTGGTGTCTCAAAAAGGCAAgacttgggctgggtgtggtggctcacacctgtaatcccatcactttgggaggccaaggcaggtggatcacctgagttcaggagttcaagaccagcctggccaacatggcgaaaccctgtctctactaaaaatacaaaaattagctgggcatggtggagcgcgcctgtaatcccagctacccaggaggctgaggtgtgagaatcgcttgaacccgggaggcagaggtcacaccactgcactccggtctggagGATACAGGGAGACTGTCTcaccctccccagcccaccccccaaaaaaaggcaAGACTGCAGTAACAGAACAGGTCCATGGTGGCCAGAGGTTAGGGCAAGGAAAGGTATGGCTAAATTCAGGTTCCACACAGATACTGGTGAAGAGGGGCAGACAGGCACTggtcttttttaatttttctgtgaccTTGTGCTACTCTTTTGTAAAGAGCTTGTTCAGTAGGGCACATTAAAGGCTACTTCATTGCTATGCTGGGATCCAGAGAGAAAGCTTGGACGGGACTGATGATATTTGAAGTACTCAAGGGAAGGAAGGATCCAGTGTGCGGGAAGCTCTTTGGACAAACGGGAAGACTCACAGCCTCACCGGTTTCCTCTATTCCTAGCTGTTAGGTTTAGGCTACTTGGACAAAGCAACATAGAAAACAGCCAAGAAACTAACCCAAGTGCCAACTTTTTCCTCTCCCCTAAATATTAATCCATACCAATCGTTCCAATGACCTACACATTTATTATCCATCTGTAATAGGGAAAATGGTCACCAGTGGGAAAGTCATACTACCACGTGGATGCCGAGTCACCAGTCACCTTTGGAGGCCCTGAGAGCCTAAGCAGATCTGGACCCTAGGCCTCTAGTCTTCCTCTGAAACCCTGGAGTACTGGAACCTTCCAGAATTCCAGATTAGGAGGGGCCTTGGCAGCTTGAGTGCCAAAAGGGTCGACATCTAGAGTTCTGTTGTCTAGGAAAGGAAACTGCAAACTATTGGGCTAGTTTTGCTCACATGTCTTTTTCAATTTAATACAAAACTGAGAGGGTCGTCCTTAGAGATCATCTCATCTCAAACTGcctagatgagaaaaccaaggccgAAGAAGAAGTGCTACTATTATATGATAGCATCTAAATTTCTGGTCTATTAAAAGTCacataaggccgggcgcggtggctcatgcctatcatcccaacatttcgggaggctgaggcaggtggatcacctgaggtcaggagttcgagaccagcctggccaacatgttgaaaccccatctctacttaaaaatacaaaaattagccaggcgtggtggcagtcacctgtaatcccagctacttgggaggctgaggcaggagaatcacctgaacccgggaggcagaggttgaattaggccgagactgtgccatcgttctctagcctgggcaacaagagtgagactctagctcaaaaaaaaaaaaaaaagtcacataagCTAGTTGGCCACCCAGATTCTAACAGAGCTCTTGGCTAGTGAGATTCTTCCCCAAGAAAGAAATGGCTGTATGGGTAAAATTCTTATAGTTCAGGGCCTGGTATGgctgctcatgcctgtgatcccaatactttgtgaggccaaggtgggagtattgcttgagcctaggagttcaaaaccagcctgggcaacataatgagagacccatctctacaaaaagcacaaaaattagccaggtagccaggtatggtggcacgtgcctgtagtcccagctgctcagggggctgaggttagaaagatcgcttgagcccaggaggttgaggctgcagtgagccatgatcatgtcactgcactccagcctgggcagcaaagcaagaccctgtctccaaaaatatgtgtatctttttaaatatgtacTCTTGAGTTCAGGGCAATGGGAGGGAGACTGGACTCCTGTGTCCCAGCAATTACTGTTCTAGGTTAGATGGTAGAAGTTCTTTCTGCCTAAAAACCTGCCTAGAGTCAAAAACAATATTGACTCATGGGGCCCCTGAACACTCCTAAtaccaaatttttcatttttgctgatTACGTTAATAGGCCATATTTACCTGTTAAGGTTCTTTCAAATAACCTGAGAATCATGTCATATGATTCAGAAGACCTGGAATGAGGTCCCAGCTCACTTAATGGTGAGTGACTTTCATGAAACTCAATTCTATAATATGGAGACAGCACTATAGCACTAGTCAGGGTTCTCTGTGTGTTCAAACACCTACGTAAATAGCACATCAGTGCTACTGTAGTCCAAGACACCTCTGGTCAGATGCCTACAATGAAAGGGGCTGGTGATATTTCTGTCGCAGGGCCACAAATGAGAGAATGGTACACACTGGCATTTAGAAAAGTTATACCCTCCCTCCCCggcctttttgtgtgtgtgtgtgtgtgtgtgtgtgtgtgtgtgtgtgtgtgtgtgcgcgcgcgcgcgcgcgctgTGGGGGGAGAcagtctatcacccaggctggaactcAGTGGTGCAATGatacctcactgtagcctccaactcctgggcttaagtgatcctcccatcttcgcctcccaagtaggtgggaatacaggtgtttgccaccacacccagctaatttttgtatttttaaaattttttgtagagacagggtctcaaactcctgtcttcCAGTAATCCTCGGCCCCAAAGTGTTGGAATGACAGGGGTGAGCTACCACACGTGGCCAGTTACCCACCTTTAACCGATTTCTCTCCCTTCTAGGACTTCTCATCTTATTTATCAGATGGACTACATTTGTCTCCAAAGGGGAATGAATTTTTGTTCTCGCATCTCTGGCCTTTGATAGAGAAAAAGGTCTCTTCTCTACCTTTGCTGCTTCCTTACTGGCGGGATGTAGCAGAAGCAAAACCTGAATTAAGTCTgctgggagatggagaccattagCCAATCACAGGAGACCCAAATCTGCTTGTTATCTACAGAACTCAAAGTTGTCAATACGTAGAGGTACGCTTTTTTCCTCAGGCTTAAACCTTTGCCActgatattaataataaaagtattagaTGATTTTTCAGGGAAGTTTTATACTTAGGTCCATTGTGTTTCGACAGTATTTATTAATGCAGATATCAGTGCTACAGCTATAAAATATACCCTGAGCAGCTTGTTAATTCTATAAATGACAAagactatgtttttaaaaagtcacaattttataaaaatggtttttcttacattcttttgagaactgtttcACTcatacatacacccacacaccccACTCAACCTTGTATCAAATTCCAAAAGTGTAACTAAAGTATAAGAATATCATGACTAGTTAAAAGATAGCAAATACCATAAGGTACAAGTTCAAGTATTAGTATAACAAGTATCTGAGTAACAAATGTCCTTGGAAATGGGGGGTAGGAGGAGATATGATTAGTCACAGGTTTGGTTAACTGCCCTCAAAATTTACAAGTTAAAATGTTTTGGCTGGTGAGCACATTTCAgttcttaggggaaaaaaagcttttaatgGCAATTTATAGAAATCAGAATCCAGGCtaatgatttttatccttcacACAGTAAATGCAGCCCATCCAGAATCCTGGAGCAATAAAGTAAGAAGTAATTCAAATATCTGCTTGTGGGTCAATAAAAAGGGTTTCTGAAGTATCAAGTCTTGTGGGGACAGCCCCCAACCCTAAGGGCAGGTAGTATTCTATCTCCTGGCTGGCTCATCACATTCAAAAcaacctgttttttttgttgttgttgttgttaagaaatATCTCACCCTCTTATTCAATAGTGTTTGAAAACAGgcaatctttgtattttaaatattctaggtTTGTagatagtgaattttttttttttttttttttttttgaggcagagtctcactctgtcacccaggctggagtgtagtggcgcaacctcagcctctccaagtgctgggattacaggcatgagccaccactcccagccaataGTGAATTTTCTAAGAGCATGTATCCCTATCAGTAACAGGGATACATGAAGATacttataaaatacagaaaaactgcCCAGCAAATCAGGGCCCTAAACAGTTGGTAGATTCCATAAATTCAACTGGCTACCATGTATAGCCCTCACTGTAAGGTAGGTGGTTAGGTTTCTAGAGAGCATTAGTCTTAGAATTATGAAGAGCCATATTAACCCAAATGATTTCtaaatttagatatatattttccCTGCTACATAAAAACTCTGGGTAATAACTAGAAATAGACCCACAATTTAGAGACAATGTATACTAGATTTATCTCCTTTGTTTTTAgttgaaggcaaaaaaaaaaaaaaaaaaaaaaaactattccagTTGTCATCACAAATAAATGCCAAATGCCTCATATTCAGCGGTTCATTACAGTGTATAAAAAAAAACTGATCATTTCCCTAGTCAGTGCTGTTATCAATATAAAAGATTAATTTACAAAAACGTAAATATTCATAACCCAATCCAGCTGTATTTTCTGCTTTTGCACCACAGgtcaaaagatattttaaaaactaaaacctgAAAGCCTCAAAATAAGCTAGATTCACCTTCACCTTACCTTTTCAAAAGGAGAAGGGCCAAACCACACAAGAACTGTTTACCTGCAGGAAGTTCAAACACATGACCAGCATCTGCTAAGTCACTTCCCAGTCTTCACAAAATACAAGCTGTGATTGATTTGTAGgtcaaatctataaaaatattttgcacaCTTAAGTCAGAAGAGCTGAGAACTAAATTAGCACTCTGTTTCTTTGCTGTCAACACGATTCTGACGCTGCAGTTTAAAGGAGGCAGCCTTTTCACTTCTGGTGACCGGATGGTCCGTGAGATCCTCAAATGACTTGGCAGCTGTGCTGCTATTTGGGAAGGGGTCCTTCTCAAACCCATCCTCGTCCATATGTGAGTCTGTGCTGGGGTCTTCCTGGATGGTGTCCATTCTCTGGTGGTCCAGTTTTGGAGCTGCTGGCGCCGAAGGGATCACAGGGGCAGGCTGCAGGCGGCCTGGAGTCTGGGGCGCAGGAAAGGGTTTGATAATGCGAACCGATGCAGAATCCATGCTGCTCAGCATTTCGACGTTCTGCAAAGACATGGGTTCAATTGATTGATAGGAATAAAAGATGAATCGGAGGTCCTCACAGCTCCACCCTTACCCATCAAACAGCCTCTTATTCTGTTGGCACTGTGATGCTAAGAAAAAAGTGCTAGGTGAGGCTCACTCAACCTAAGTGACTAAAaaatactaggttggtgcaaaagtaattaatgccattacttttaatggcaaaaacagtAATTACTAGCTTTCAAGCATCCTGAAAACTTACTTACCATTTGAAGACCCAAAAGAGGATTCAAACCTCTCAAGGTAAGATCCCAAGAGAGAAATTGAACTCAAAATATTAACTAAGTGTTGAATGGCTAAATCACTCCTTATGGCTTGGGAAGGGGACAGCACAGCTCTTTAAATGTCCATCCATGCAACTAATCGAAGTTCACCATCACTGTTGTCAGAAGGGTAAACATTCCAACCTAGACCCTTCCTGCTGCAACATGACCTTCCATCAGCCAGTGAAAGCTCTTGCTGGGTCAGGTGAAGGTCTTTGCCTAACAGGGCCTCAGACCAGGCGAAGATTATGTTTCTTTCATATGGTATACTTACACTGGGgtgaaacagagacagagattcaTACTGTTTATCCAATTTCTTATCCTAGAAAGAAACAGCAAGAAGGTCATTCCCTACAAATACAATTCAGTTAGTGAGTACTATTTCATCACAGGCTATTCCTAACACTAACTGAAGAACTTAGAACCTGAGTTGTAGAAAGTGATAGCAGGCTCAACAGATGACAATCCATTTCTCACCCAAGCTTTAGTTATGCCACCAGTCTAGAAGTGTTTCCTTTGCActcaaaggaaatacattttggcGTTAAGTACAGAAAGAGGCAAGGTTTAAGTGCTATGTTTTCTGAGAAATTTATCCCTCTGTGGGCAGGGGAATAATAAAGGCATCTTCCTGTGCATGAAATGACAAATGTCCCAGATGCTGGGTACACCAGGACCGCACTGACTGGAAGGGCAACTGGTAGGAAGACCCAGGTGGCTGGGCCTGCAGCATTCTTCGCACTGCCCCGGCCCATGGCCTCACTCTCTTAGCTGTCTCCACAGTTTCTGTGGACCATGCTCTGCTGGAGGAACTGGGCCTCAATCCCTACATCCTACTTCTGCAGAAGGCTAACCACATGGCCATCTGCTGCCCCATCCCTGCCTGTGGCTGAAGCATAATAGGTGACAGAGGGCAAGGACCAAGAATCCAGGACTAGGCTTCCTGTCTGGGTGCCATCAATGCATTCTATGACCAAAAACAAGCCATGGCCCTCCCTCCTATCGGAGGCTTTGCTCTGAAATCAAGGGTCGTGCCTTGTCCACATGTGCAACTTCCCTGTAAACAAAATAGGTTCCATCCTCCAATAGAAGCAATCGTGATGGATGGCACTGTCATCCAGAGACATCTGTCAAAGCTTCAAGCACGTCACCTTCAGCTTTCTTCAGCACAAGTGCTCCCTAGAGATCTTCCTATACCCATCATGCTCACCACCCTGAGGAAGAGCTGCTCTGTGAGATGGCCCCTAGGCAGGAGAAGCcagcaggaaaggaaaggaaggaggcagtAGGAAAAACTCCTTTGTCATCAGAGTTGTGCTGGAATTTTTAAATGCTCATAGGAAGGCCACTATGAAAGAGTTTGGGAAAACAAGTCTGGAAGCCTGGGTGTGACTTTCTCATCTCTACAGCAGACAAATCCCCATTCCCCACAGATGCAAGTGAATGGATTCGTAAGAACATTTATGAAAAAGGGCCTCAAATTTATAAAGGACCAGGAGTTCCTTAGTCAAAGCCCAATTCAACTTGTAGCTGTTACTGATTCTGAATGAGAACAGAAAAGACTGCTTACTCTTATTTTTTGGGGAAGATGTAAATACTCTATATGACAGCTGGGCCCCAGTCCCTACATCCTATTTGTGCAGAAGGCTGAAGACATAGCCATCTGCTGCCAATAATCTACATGATATATGGGGAACATCTGAAATGCCGATGTTTGATATTTGCTCTATTGCAACGAAGTCAGCCTGAAAATGCTCTTCAATAAGGGCTTTACTCATCAAAGGACCTGGACAAATCCAGTTAAACAGTCTCCTAtgcttaaaagtataaaattcctaagaaatttatatattaaaacaccaacacacaaaaatagtattttttttaaaagaccattagttaAGCTTTCTACAAGACATGTTCCCCTaggaataacaacaaaaaaagctattGGAAATATCAGGCCAAACTTTGCTAAGAAcaagttttaccttttccagagaTTACATGGTTGGAGTtgatcaaaatttaaataaaacatttaattacttAAAAGTTGATGACTTACCACACAATGGACAAGAATGCTGAAAGGAATCCAAAATATCAAGGAGAAAACCAGGACAGACCCAACGATGTTGTCTGCTAAAAACTTTCCTGTGAACAATTCCAAACAGTTAATGTCTTGACCAAGTACTTCACAAATCTAAAGTGAAATGCTCTTAGGATATTACCATTGTGTCAAATGCCAGAGCTGCTGGCTAGACATACTACCGAGAGCAGAATGTCTGTGCTGCCTGTATTACACCACACCATCTCTCCATACCAAGTGCTTTTAAAGAAATAGCCCTCATATACTGGCTGACAGGAAGAGATTGCAGAATATTCAACATGTTACCTGGAGTAGCTGTGTCAACAGATTAATATGGAATGCTACTACTAGTAAATGCTTAAGAAGACAAAGTTTTTGTTACCTGGATATTATTTTTGTGATTAAATTATGGACTCGTGACAACATGATATACCCTGCTTCTGCAAAATATGAGGCTCACTTTTACATCAAGCAGGATTCAGTATATAGCATTCAGTCAAATAAACACTCTTACATCAATCAGGATTCAGTCTATAGCATTAAACTATGCTTATGCTAATCACATGGATATTTTTGGGTAAAGAAGGAAG encodes:
- the IAH1 gene encoding isoamyl acetate-hydrolyzing esterase 1 homolog isoform a (isoform a is encoded by transcript variant 1), with translation MALCEAAGCGSALLWPRLLLFGDSITQFSFQQGGWGASLADRLVRKCDVLNRGFSGYNTRWAKIILPRLIRKGNSLDIPVAVTIFFGANDSALKDENPKQHIPLEEYAANLKSMVQYLKSVDIPENRVILITPTPLCETAWEEQCIIQGCKLNRLNSVVGEYANACLQVAQDCGTDVLDLWTLMQDSQDFSSYLSDGLHLSPKGNEFLFSHLWPLIEKKVSSLPLLLPYWRDVAEAKPELSLLGDGDH
- the IAH1 gene encoding isoamyl acetate-hydrolyzing esterase 1 homolog isoform c (isoform c is encoded by transcript variant 5); the protein is MVQYLKSVDIPENRVILITPTPLCETAWEEQCIIQGCKLNRLNSVVGEYANACLQVAQDCGTDVLDLWTLMQDSQDFSSYLSDGLHLSPKGNEFLFSHLWPLIEKKVSSLPLLLPYWRDVAEAKPELSLLGDGDH
- the IAH1 gene encoding isoamyl acetate-hydrolyzing esterase 1 homolog isoform b (isoform b is encoded by transcript variant 2) produces the protein MQFSFQQGGWGASLADRLVRKCDVLNRGFSGYNTRWAKIILPRLIRKGNSLDIPVAVTIFFGANDSALKDENPKQHIPLEEYAANLKSMVQYLKSVDIPENRVILITPTPLCETAWEEQCIIQGCKLNRLNSVVGEYANACLQVAQDCGTDVLDLWTLMQDSQDFSSYLSDGLHLSPKGNEFLFSHLWPLIEKKVSSLPLLLPYWRDVAEAKPELSLLGDGDH